One Tribolium castaneum strain GA2 chromosome 6, icTriCast1.1, whole genome shotgun sequence genomic window, CAAATAACTCAACGAGTTTTGAGTCTCCAATGCTATGCAATTGTCTCAACGAGACTTGAGTAACTTGCATTGACGCAGACGGGCGGGAGCCTCACTCAACGAGTTTTGAGGAGGGCGCGAATATTACCCAGTCTTGGACTCTTCCGTCCTTGTTTCAAATCCAGTCAACGAGTTTTGATTGGTAACTTGTGCCCAACGAGTGTTTCCTTGGTTTTTCCCGTTATTTTTGCCCTTGGGATAACGAGAGCTAACCTTAAACCTTGTTGTCCTCTTCCAGGGAATGAGGAGGATAAAACCCTCAAGAAATTGCCGCCAGAAATCCGGAAAATGCTGGGATCTCAAAGCCCCCCATCGGAAATGATGGGAAAACCCATTCACGAAGAAGTGGCGCAAGTTTGGGAGCAAACCTTGCAGAAAGGCCTGGACACGGAAGAAATCAAagatttgttacaaaaatatcCTCCAATCGCAAATTGTAAGTTGGTCCAAGCCCCAAAATTGAATGCGGAAGTGAAAAGGGCCATAACGCAGCAGCATTCCGAACGGGACGAGAGACTTGCCCACGTGCAAGCTCAATTGGGCGCCGCAATGGGGGCGGTTGGTACTGCCCTTACTTTCTGTCTTCAAGAAGAAGGAGGGACCACCTCACAGCTAATCGAGTTACTGGGTGACGCGGGGAAACTCCTGGCCTCCGTCCACTTTGCTGAGTCCCAATCCCGTAGAATCCTGGCTTCAGCAGGCATTAATAAAACCTTTAAATCAACACTGACGGAAACACCGGTCGACGGGTGGCTTTTCGGTGATAACCTTAGCGAGCGTATGAAGACGACTCGCGCCCTCGAAAAGACATCCGAGGAATTAAAGATACCTAAAGCAAAGATCAACACCGGAAAGACTCAATATAATTTAAACTCGAAGAGTCTGCCTCGCCAATACTCCCAGAGCCGAGGCAGACACAATCAATCGCGGAGCAAACGACAACCGAAGACGGGGAGAGAAGACCAAACGCGACGCAATCCTTATTATCGGCCTCGAACGTCGAGAACCGAACCTCCGAGGAGGAAACATTAAAGGTAGGGTCGTACTGCGGTCGCTTAAAGTTTTTCACCGATCAATGGCGTCAAATAACTTCGGACCCTACCATTTTATCATGGACACAGGGGTACGCCATACCCTTTCACCAAAAACCGTATCAAGAAAGACCTCCAAAAGAACGCGACTGGTCTTTCAAGGAGAAATCTATCCTTCAAGTTCAGCTAAACAAATTACTAGATTGTGGAGCAATTCGGCAGTGCACGGCCGAGCCAAAGCAGTTTGTATCAAATGTTTTTCTTGTGCCCAAGAAAAACGGTGCTAGTAGGTTAATTCTTAACCTAAAACAGCTCAATCACTTTGTAGAAACCACCCACTTTAAAATAGAAGACCACAAGGTGGTTTGCAAATTGCTTTCTCGAAACTGCTTTATGGCGGTGATAGATCTTAAAGATGCTTATCATCTCATTCCCATCCAAAAGTGCCACAGAAAATATCTTCGCTTTACCTTCCTAGGTAGACTTTATGAATATACCTGTATGCCGTTCGGCCTCAGCACAGCACCGTATGTCTTCACCAAATTAATGAAACCCCTAGTAGCGTATT contains:
- the LOC135266546 gene encoding uncharacterized protein LOC135266546; translation: MGSKKRKRSSSSSSSDSSEGSDLVVIRKQLKKALKDVKRLTGKKRLKENRRHYSTRNQPRGSDTSSNRSSSSKGERSTSPDSEKSVQGNEEDKTLKKLPPEIRKMLGSQSPPSEMMGKPIHEEVAQVWEQTLQKGLDTEEIKDLLQKYPPIANCKLVQAPKLNAEVKRAITQQHSERDERLAHVQAQLGAAMGAVGTALTFCLQEEGGTTSQLIELLGDAGKLLASVHFAESQSRRILASAGINKTFKSTLTETPVDGWLFGDNLSERMKTTRALEKTSEELKIPKAKINTGKTQYNLNSKSLPRQYSQSRGRHNQSRSKRQPKTGREDQTRRNPYYRPRTSRTEPPRRKH